The following proteins come from a genomic window of Spea bombifrons isolate aSpeBom1 chromosome 10, aSpeBom1.2.pri, whole genome shotgun sequence:
- the BTBD10 gene encoding BTB/POZ domain-containing protein 10, whose amino-acid sequence MAGRLHPYDSNSSDPENCDRKLSHRPRKLYKHSSSASRCPRSGSVRVKMSTHGASGGHERSRDRRRSSDRSRDSSHERGESQLTPCIRNVTSPTRQNQGDREKECCSSRPGSPRPQKISPNGLSGRTGSQSGPDGNCKAAGEMVFVYENAKEGSRSLRTSERVTLIVDNTRFVVDPSIFTAQPNTMLGRMFGSGREHNFTRPNDKGEFEVAEGISSTVFRAILDYYKTGIIRCPDGISIPELREACDYLCISFEYSTIKCRDLSALMHELSNDGARHQFEFYLEEMILPLMVASAQSGERECHIVVLTDDDVVDWDEEYPPQMGEEYSQIIYSTKLYRFFKYIENRDVAKSVLKERGLKKIRLGIEGYPTYKEKVKKRPGGRPEVIYNYVQRPFIRMSWEKEEGKSRHVDFQCVKSKSITNLAAAAADIPQDQLVVMHPAPQVDELDILPNQPPPSNNDTDPEGPNSTQ is encoded by the exons TAGTGCTTCCCGTTGCCCTAGATCAGGAAGCGTTCGGGTGAAAATGAGTACGCACGGAGCGAGCGGGGGCCACGAGCGCTCCAGAGACAGACGCCGTTCCAGCGACCGCTCTCGAGATTCTTCCCACGAACGAGGCGAGAGCCAGCTGACCCCATGTATCCGGAACGTGACCTCACCTACCCGGCAAAATCAGGGTG ATCGGGAGAAGGAATGCTGTTCGTCGCGGCCGGGCAGCCCCCGTCCCCAGAAAATCTCTCCAAACGGCCTGAGCGGCAGAACCGGCAGCCAGTCCGGTCCCGACGGCAACTGCAAGGCGGCCGGCGAGATGGTGTTTGTGTACGAAAACGCGAAGGAGGGCAGCCGCAGCCTGCGCACGTCCGAACGGGTCACGCTCATCGTGGACAACACCAGATTTGTCGTCGACCCGTCTATTTTCACGGCGCAGCCAAACACGATGCTGGGCAG GATGTTTGGGTCGGGCAGAGAACATAACTTCACGCGGCCCAACGACAAGGGGGAGTTCGAGGTGGCCGAAGGGATCAGCTCCACCGTGTTCCGCGCAATCCTG GATTACTACAAGACGGGGATAATCCGTTGCCCGGATGGAATCTCTATCCCTGAGCTGCGCGAGGCGTGCGACTACCTGTGCATCTCCTTCGAATACAGCACCATCAAATGCCGAGACCTCA GCGCGCTCATGCATGAACTGTCCAATGACGGGGCTCGGCACCAGTTTGAGTTTTACCTGGAGGAGATGATCCTTCCTCTGATGGTGGCGAGCGCGCAGAGCGGGGAGCGCGAGTGCCATATTGTAGTCCTCACAGATGACGACGTGGTCGATTGGGACGAGGAATACCCCCCGCAGATGGGAGAGGAATATTCTCAGA TTATCTACAGCACTAAGCTCTACAGATTCTTCAAGTACATCGAGAACCGCGACGTGGCCAAGTCTGTCCTGAAGGAGAGAGGCCTAAAGAAAATCCGTCTGGGGATCGAAG GATATCCAACGTACAAAGAGAAGGTGAAGAAGCGGCCGGGGGGGCGGCCGGAGGTGATCTATAACTACGTGCAGCGCCCCTTCATCCGCATGTCGTGGGAGAAGGAAGAGGGGAAGAGCCGCCACGTGGACTTTCAGTGCGTGAAAAGCAAGTCAATCACCAACCtggcggcggccgccgccgACATTCCCCAGGACCAGCTGGTGGTGATGCATCCGGCGCCGCAGGTGGACGAGCTCGATATCCTCCCCAACCAGCCTCCGCCGAGCAACAACGACACCGACCCGGAGGGGCCGAACTCCACTCAGTGA
- the BMAL1 gene encoding basic helix-loop-helix ARNT-like protein 1 has translation MADQRMDISSTISDFMSPASADLISSSLGTGGMDCNRKRKGSLADYHHSEGMDTDKDDPHGMLEYAEGRIKNAREAHSQIEKRRRDKMNSFIDELASLVPTCNAMSRKLDKLTVLRMAVQHMKTLRGAANPYTEANYKPAFLSDDELKHLILRAADGFLFVVGCDRGKILFVSESVFKILNYSQNDLIGQSLFDYLHPKDIAKVKEQLSSSDTAPRERLIDAKTGLPVKTDITPGPSRLCSGARRSFFCRMKCNRPSVKVEDKDFPSNCSKKKADRKSFCTIHSTGYLKSWPPTKMGLDEDNEPDNEGCNLSCLVAIGRLHPHIVPQQMNGEIRVKSTEYVSRHAIDGKFVFVDQRATAILGYLPQELLGTSCYEYFHQDDIGNLAECHRQVLQTREKITTNCYKFKIKDGSFITLKSRWFSFMNPWTKEVEYIVSTNTVVSASVLDGGESGFSHMSTSPPSMDSVLPSGEGGPKRSLPAVPGIPGGTRAGAGKIGRMIAEEIMEIHRIRGSSPSSCGSSPLNITSTPPPDATSPGGKKILNGNTMDLPTSALVAGQVQDSSGFPFSDSSSMLGDNSQMGMDMIETGHGSSSPSNDEAAMAVIMSLLEADAGLGGPVDFSDLPWPL, from the exons ATGGCAGACCAAAGAATGGACATCTCTTCTACAATCAGTGACTTCATGTCGCCGGCGTCCGCTGACCTCATATCCAGTTCCCTCGGCACCGGCGGGATGGACTGCAACCGCAAGAGGAAGGGGAGTCTGGCGGATTATCA TCACAGCGAAGGAATGGACACCGACAAGGACGATCCTCACGGGAT GCTGGAATACGCGGAGGGGCGGATTAAAAACGCTCG GGAGGCGCACAGTCAGATAGAGAAGAGACGGCGGGATAAGATGAACAGTTTCATCGATGAGTTGGCGTCGCTCGTCCCCACGTGTAACGCCATGTCTCGGAAGCTGGACAAGCTGACGGTGCTGCGCATGGCCGTGCAGCACATGAAAACTCTGCGAG GAGCTGCCAATCCGTACACGGAAGCCAATTACAAGCCGGCGTTCTTATCAGACGACGAATTAAAGCACTTGATTCTCAGG GCGGCGGACGGATTCCTTTTCGTGGTCGGCTGCGATCGAGGGAAGATTCTCTTCGTTTCCGAATCTGTTTTCAAGATTCTTAATTACAGCCAG AACGATCTGATTGGACAGAGTCTGTTTGATTATCTTCACCCGAAAGATATCGCCAAAGTGAAGGAGCAGCTGTCGTCGTCCGATACGGCCCCCCGCGAGCGGCTCATCGACGCCAAGA CCGGCCTTCCGGTAAAGACGGACATTACTCCGGGCCCCTCGCGGCTTTGCTCTGGCGCCAGGCGATCGTTTTTCTGTCGCATGAAATGTAACCGACCTTCGGTAAAAGTTGAAGATAAAGATTTCCCCTCGAACTGCTCTAAAAagaaag CAGATCGGAAGAGCTTTTGCACCATACACAGCACCGGCTACCTGAAGAGCTGGCCGCCCACCAAGATGGGTCTGGACGAGGACAACGAGCCGGACAACGAGGGCTGCAATCTGAGCTGCCTCGTCGCCATCGGACGGCTGCATCCACACATCGTTCCGCAGCAGATGAACGGGGAAATCCGGGTGAAATCCACCGAATACGTCTCTCGGCACGCCATAGACGGGAAGTTCGTGTTTGTGGACCAGCG CGCCACGGCCATCTTGGGTTACTTACCGCAGGAGCTGCTCGGCACATCGTGTTACGAGTATTTCCACCAGGACGACATCGGGAACCTCGCCGAGTGTCACCGACAAG TTTTACAGACGAGAGAAAAAATAACAACCAACTGTTACAAGTTTAAGATCAAAGACGGTTCCTTCATTACGCTGAAAAGCCGCTGGTTTAGTTTCATGAACCCCTGGACCAAAGAAGTGGAGTACATCGTCTCTACGAACACGGTGGTCTC GGCCAGCGTTCTTGATGGCGGCGAGTCCGGCTTCTCTCACATGTCGACTTCTCCACCCAGCATGGACAGCGTGTTACCGTCTGGGGAAG GCGGCCCGAAAAGGAGCCTCCCTGCTGTTCCCGGCATTCCCGGCGGAACGAGAGCCGGCGCCGGAAAGATCGGCCGGATGATTGCAGAGGAGATCATGGAAATTCACCG GATAAGAGGCTCCTCTCCTTCAAGCTGCGGTTCCAGTCCGTTAAACATCACCAGCACACCTCCCCCTGATGCCACATCCCCTGGGGGCAAAAAA ATTTTGAACGGGAACACGATGGATCTTCCCACCTCGGCGTTGGTGGCCGGACAGGTCCAGGACAGTTCTGGTTTTCCGTTTTCGGACAGTTCCTCTATGCTCG GGGACAACTCACAGATGGGGATGGACATGATTGAAACCGGACACGGCTCCAGCAGCCCCAGTAACGACGAAGCAGCCATGGCTGTCATTATGAGCCTCCTGGAGGCAGATGCTGGCCTGGGGGGGCCGGTGGATTTCAGCGACTTACCCTGGCCTTTGTGA